In Flavobacterium sp. WV_118_3, one DNA window encodes the following:
- the rsfS gene encoding ribosome silencing factor — protein sequence MAKKDNINNDDLLANIIKGVEEVKGNDIDILDLRAIENTVCDYFVICNGNSNTQVNAIANSVQKIVSKELKDKPWHVEGAENGEWILMDYVTIVVHVFQKHIREYYNIESLWGDAKITSIQNKY from the coding sequence ATGGCAAAAAAGGATAATATTAACAATGATGATCTGTTAGCTAACATCATTAAGGGAGTTGAAGAAGTAAAAGGTAATGATATAGATATTCTGGATCTAAGAGCAATCGAAAATACCGTATGTGATTATTTTGTAATTTGTAACGGTAATTCCAATACACAGGTTAACGCCATTGCCAATTCCGTACAAAAAATTGTTTCCAAGGAACTAAAAGACAAACCCTGGCATGTTGAAGGTGCCGAAAACGGAGAATGGATACTAATGGACTACGTAACGATAGTGGTACATGTATTCCAGAAACACATCCGTGAGTACTACAACATCGAAAGCCTTTGGGGTGATGCAAAAATCACTTCTATCCAAAACAAATACTAA